A single Brachionichthys hirsutus isolate HB-005 chromosome 17, CSIRO-AGI_Bhir_v1, whole genome shotgun sequence DNA region contains:
- the klf3 gene encoding LOW QUALITY PROTEIN: Krueppel-like factor 3 (The sequence of the model RefSeq protein was modified relative to this genomic sequence to represent the inferred CDS: inserted 1 base in 1 codon) — protein sequence MLMYDYPLQPDMETSLYSSLVKTPEPYGVIFSHPAHLYHSSHMHTFAQPHTPSNPPNTQLEPVDLSVNKRPSSSSSSSSPPCSSASSPASSRSSPPSPYNTASRAXPPHSQLRSSPSLGLPPPNPSLAYPTVVAPLIGSGSGVIQSSGVMVSPVMVPLSVLYPSPIHLHQPIMVSPPVGSDNDHHRSREHQTGHSTKPTERQADAHSLSRPIKTEPRPEFTNDFHNSLDMKSSVIRISHEYGGNNPSVIVHSGTQHPHCAESPDTMKKRRIHHCDFNGCNKVYTKSSHLKAHRRTHTGEKPYKCMWEGCTWKFARSDELTRHFRKHTGVKPFQCPDCERSFSRSDHLALHKKRHLLV from the exons ATGCTGATGTATGATTACCCTCTGCAGCCAGACATGGAGACG TCTTTATACTCTTCTCTAGTGAAAACCCCGGAGCCGTACGGAGTGATCTTCTCCCATCCAGCCCACCTCTACCActcctcacacatgcacacctttGCTCAACCCCACACGCCCAGCAACCCCCCAAATACCCAGCTGGAGCCTGTGGACCTGTCGGTGAACAAGcgcccctcctccagctcctcctcctcctctcctccctgctcctctgcaTCCTCGCCGGCGTCGTCGCGCAGCTCCCCACCGTCCCCTTACAACACAGCAAGCCGAG TCCCCCCACATTCCCAGCTGCGGTCCTCACCCTCCCTGGGTCTCCCGCCACCCAATCCCTCACTGGCTTACCCCACTGTGGTggctcctctgattggctctggtTCTGGGGTCATACAGAGTTCAGGGGTTATGGTGTCCCCGGTCATGGTGCCCCTGTCTGTCCTCTACCCGTCACCTATCCACCTGCATCAGCCGATAATGGTGAGCCCGCCTGTCGGCAGTGACAACGACCATCATCGAAGCAGGGAGCACCAGACAG GTCACTCAACAAAACCTACGGAGCGGCAAGCAGACGCCCACAGCCTGTCCAGACCAATCAAAACAGAGCCACGCCCTGAGTTTACTAATGACTTCCACAACAGCCTTGACATGAAGTCATCAGTCATCAGGATATCGCACGAATACGG GGGGAACAACCCATCCGTTATAGTTCACTCGGGCACACAGCATCCTCACTGTGCCGAGTCTCCTGACACAATGAAAAAGCGACGAATTCACCACTGTGACTTCAACGGCTGCAACAAAGTGTACACGAAGAGCTCCCACCTCAAGGCTCACCGCAGGACACACACCG GTGAGAAACCCTACAAGTGCATGTGGGAGGGCTGCACATGGAAGTTTGCCCGTTCAGACGAACTGACAAGACACTTCCGCAAGCACACGGGAGTCAAGCCATTCCAGTGCCCCGACTGCGAGCGCAGCTTCTCCCGTTCTGACCACCTGGCTTTGCACAAGAAACGCCACCTCCTGGTGTAA